The following nucleotide sequence is from Allocatelliglobosispora scoriae.
GCGCCTGGAACAAGCGGGCAAGAAGAGCGAGGCCATCGCCTACCTCCAACGCCACGTCGAGGCCGGCAGCACGGACATGCTGATGACACTGGTGCAGCGCCTGGAACAAGCGGGCAAGAAGGGCGAAGCCATCGCCTACCTCCAACGCAATGTCGAGGCCGGCGGCACGGACATGCTGATGACACTGGTCCTCCGCCTGGAAAGCGCGGGTAGGGACGAGGAGGCCCTTGCCTACCTCCGCCGCCACGTCGAGGCAGGCGGGACCGACATGCTGATGACGCTGATCCTGCGCCTGGAGAAAGCAGGCAAGCAGGACGAGGCCATCGCCCTCCTGCAACGCCACGCCGCTGGCTGACGCGGAGCTCTTGTGACGGTAAGGAACTTCAGCGATGGCGAGGCGTTGAGCGCGAGGTCCCGCAGCGCCGTGAATTCGCACTCGACCCAGCGCGTCCAGCGGCCCTAACCCTCCTCGGCGAGCACCGACATCGACTCCAGGAACGGCGCCCCGAACGTGGTCACCATCGCGACATCGGACGCGTCCCGCCCCTGTCCGATCAGGATCCGCCCCTTGCGCGCCATGTTGTTGCGCGGATCGAAGGTCCACCACCGATCGCCGAGGTAGACCTCCATCCAGGCGGCGAAGTCCATCGGCGCGGGGTCCGGCTCGACGTCAAGGTCGGGCAGGTAGCCGAAGACGTAGCGGGCCGGCACGTTGAGCGCCCGGCAGAACGAGATCGCCAGGTGGGTGAAGTCGCGGCACACCCCGAAGCCGGACCGATTCACGTCGACGGCGGTGGTGAGCGCGTCGCTGCTCCCATAACTGAAGGTCAGGTGGTCGTTGACGTAGTCGCAGATCGCCTGCACCCGGGCATATCCGGGTTCGATGCCGCCGAACCGGGACCACGCCTCGTCACCGAGCATGTCGGGCAGGCAGAAGCGGCTGGGCAGGGTGTAGACGAGCACGTCGTCGGGGAGGTCGTCGGGCGGGAGCTGCGGCGCCGAGAAGTCGACCTCCTCGGTGGCGTCCGGCACAAGCACCGTGGCGTCGTAGCGCAGCACCGAGCGTCCGGCCGGCAGCACCAGGCGTACGCAGGGATTGTTGTAGAGGTCCGTGTAGCGGCGCACCCGGATGTCGGGCAGCGCGGACCACTCCTGATGGACGAGGCTGATCGGGGCCGCGTTGCGCGGCTCGACCTGGAAGACGGTCGGGGTGTCGATCTCCGCAACGTAGGCGAACTCGCAGCCGACCCGTACCTGGCGCAGGTTCATGCCTCATCGTGTCGGAAAAGTGTGTCGTCCGCATTACAACTATTTCCTAGTTTGCCTATAGGAATTATGGATATACACTCTGCCCACCACCCCTGGTCGCTATCGAAACGGAGTTCAGGATGTCGGTCACCGACGAATTACTGACCAACGCGGAGCGCTACCAGCGTGACTTCACGAAGGGCGAGCTCCCGTTGCCGCCCGCCCGTGGCGTCGCGGTCCTCGCCTGCATGGACGCCCGCCTCAACCCCTACGGCCTGCTCGGCCTGCAGGAGGGCGACGCCCATGTCATCCGCAACGCCGGCGGCGTGGTCACCGCCGACGAGCTGCGCAGCCTGGCGATCAGCCAGCGCCTGCTCGGCACACGGGAGATCGTGCTGATCCACCACACCGATTGCGGAATGCTCACCTTCACCGACGACGAGTTCAAGGACGGGATCGCCAAGGAGACCGGGATCCGTCCGCCGTGGTCGTCGGAGGCCTTCACCGACCTCGACACCGACGTGCGCCAGTCGGTCAGGCGGATCCTCGCCGACCCCTTCATCCCGGTGAAGGACTCGGTGCGCGGCTTCGTCTACGACGTGCGCACCGGCGCACTGCGCGAGGTCGTCTGACACCCGGCGTGCCCGGTGCCCTCACACCGGGCACGCCGCAGCTCAGTCCAGCAGCGCGGCGAGCCAGCGTTGCGGCCGCGCCGCGATGTATTCGGCGTCGGCGAGCCAGACCGCACCGTGGCCCTCCCGCCACAGCCGCGCCCACGGCTCCACATCGGATGCCGCTCCGGCGGCGAGGAAGTCGTGCATGGAGCGCGTACGCCTGGCCAGCATCGGCACCAGCAGCCGCCGCTGCGCCTCGTCGAGCCCGTAGGCGTCGACGAAGATCCGCAGCCGGGCGTCGTCGTCGCCGCGCTGCCAGGCCGGATCGGCCGAGAGCGGCAGGAAGCCGTGGAGCGCGTAGGTCCACGGGCCGGCCGGGCGGCGGACGGTATCGCCGACCCGCACGACCCCCGCGCTCGCGTTGCCGCCGGTGAGCGGCTCCTCCACGGTCATCGCGACGGCCCGCCCGTGCTCGCGCGGGCGTCGTGGACCCGGGTGGCGACGGCGAGCACGGCGAGCCACGTGAGCCCGAGCATCCAGCCGCCGAGCACGTCGCTGGGGTAATGCACGCCGAGGTAGACCCGCGACAGCCCGACCGCGGTCGTGCCGACAGTGGCGGAGAGCCAGGCGGTCGCCCAGACGGTGCGGTTGCGGGTGACCATGCAGGTCAGCCAGGCGAGCAGCGCGAAACCGACGAGCGAGCTCGCCGCGTGCCCCGACGGGAACGAGTAGCCGCTCACCGTGACGAGCCGCCCGGGCAGCTCGGGCCGGTCCCGGCCGATCACCAGCTTGATCACGTTGACCAGGATCTGGATGCCGACCAGTCCGACCAGCGCCAGCAGCACCGGCCGCCGCGAGCGCAGGCGCCGCGCGACGACGAACGCGAGCACGGCCACGGCCGCCACCAGCATCAACGCGCCGCCGAGGTCGGTCACGGCCGCGAAAACCACATTCAACCTGGGGGTACGCCGAGCGGCGAGCCACGCCACCGCCGGCCGGTCGATCGCGGTCAGGTCGTCGTCGTCGACCACCTCGTCGAGGATCTCCCCGAAGATCGACGCCAGCGTCACCACCACGATCGATCCGGCGATGAGGATGAGGATCTCGGCGGCGATGCGCACCGTCAGCCAGTTGAGTCCCGCCCGGCCCCGCTCCCCCGCCGAGGAGAGCCAGGGCGACCCGCCGGCTCTCGCCACGAGCGGCCGGATCGCGAGGACCGTGGCGTAGACGGCCGCGATGGTGAGTGCCGCGACGAGAAGCCCGATAAGCACGGTCTCAGGTTACCGGAGGACTCTGCGACTTAACTAACACTTGTAAGCTTACTAGTGTTCGGCTACTGTCACCTTACAGGCGTTAGGTTAGGTTCGCGTGAGGAGAGAGTCATGGAAGCGGAGCTCATGGAGCATCCCCGGAGGTGGCCGGCGCTGGGCGTGCTCAGCCTGACCCTGGTCGCGGTCACGCTGGACAACTCGGTGCTCAACACGGCGCTGCCGTCGCTGGCGCGGGGGCTGTCGGCGACCACCGCCGACCTGCAGTGGATCACGGATGCATACACGCTGGTCTTCGCGGCGGCGCTGATCCTCGCCGGTTCGCTCGGAGCGCGGCTCGGCGCCCGGCGCGCCCTCATCGGCGGCCTCGTCGTCTTCGCGGGCGGATCGGCCGCCGCCGCGCTCTCGACCAGCCCCGCCCAGCTCATCGGCTGGCGGGCGTTGATGGGGCTCGGTGCCGCCTTCGTCATGCCGGCCACGCTGGCGATCATCACCAGGATGTTCTCGGCGGCCGAACGGCCCAAGGCCTTCGCGATCTGGTCCGCCGCCGCCGGGGTCGGCATCCTCATCGGACCGGCCACGGGTGGCCTGCTGCTGGAGCACTTCTCCTGGAGCAGCACGTTCTGGATCAACATCCCGCTCGTCGTGGCCGCCGTCATCGCGACAGCTCTCGCCGTACCCGCCATCGCGCCGCAGCGGACCGGGAAGCTGGACCTGCTGGGTGCCCTGCTCTCCACCGCCGCGGTGGCGGCGCTCGTGGACGCGATCATCGAGGCGCCCGAGCGCGGCTGGACCGCCACGACGACCGTCGCCGAGTTCGCCCTGGCCGGGCTGCTCACCGCGGCCTTCGTCGGCTGGGAGCTGCGCGTCGCGGAGCCGCTCGTGCAGCTGCGCCTGTTCGCCAACCGGCGCTTCGGGCTCGCCGCACTCGCGCTCGCCGTCACCTTCTTCGCCCTCTTCGGCACCCTCTTCGAGCTCTCGCAGTTCCTCCAGCTCGTGCACGGCTACAGCCCGCTCGTCGCGGGGCTCGGCGCGATGCCCTTCGCCGTGGCGATGGCGACGACGTCGGCTACCTCGGCGATCACGTCGCGGTGGCTCGGCATCACCGGCGCTCTCGTCGTCGGCCTGCTCTGCGTCGCGGCCGGGCTCGGCGCCCTCGCCACCATCGAGCCGGACACCGCGTTCGCGATCATCGCCGCCGAGACGGCGCTGGTGGGGGCGGGGATGGGCCTGCTGATGGCACCGGCGAGCCTGGAGATCACCGCAGCCGTCCCGGTCCGCTACGCCGCGATGGCGAGCTCGCTCAACAGCGTCATCCGGGAGCTCGGCGGTGTCCTCGGCATCGCGGTCGTCGGCACGGTCGTCTCGGCCTTCTACCGCAGCACCATGAGCGCGACGCCCGGTGTCGCCGGGCACGACCTGCCGTCGGCGCACGCCGTCGCCGCGCAGCTGCCGCCCGAGGTCGCCGGGCCGATGCTCGACGCGGCGGACCGGGCATTCACCGACGCGATGAACCGGGGCGCGCTCGTCGCGTCGACGACCGCGCTGGTCGCGGCGCTGCTGGTGCTGACAGCGATGCCGCGGCGCGGAGCGCAACCGGCGAGCGAGGTGCCGCAGCCCCGTCGCGACCTGCAACCGGCATGATGGGCCGATGAGCACGTCGCCGAAGCGCAAGGGCCGCACTCGCAACCGTCGGGGCGAGGGCGGCCTGCTTCGCGACGAGATCGTCAGCGCCGCCGAGCGGCTGCTGGAGAGCGAGGGCTCCGAGGAGGCGATCACGCTGCGCTCGGTCGCCCGCGAGGCGGGCATCGCCGCGCCCTCGATCTACACGCACTTCGCCGACCGGGAAGCCATCATCGACGCGGTGCTCGACATCGGCTTCGAGCGGCTGCGCCTGCTGATCGTGGAGAACTCGGCGGCGGAGGGCGACCCGGTCAAGAAGCTGATCGCTGGCTGCCGGGCGTACGTCGACTTCGCCATGACCGACCCCGCCCGCTACCGCGTGCTCTTCGGCCGGTCCCGTGCCGGTGGCGGGCCGCCGGAAGGTGAGCAGCATGTGGAGCTGGAGTCGCTGCCGCCGGTGTGGCAGCGACGGTTGGAGGCCTTCCACACCCTGGTCCACGCGTTGGAGGCCTGTGTCGCGGCGGAGCGGTCGACGAGCACCGACCCGTTCAGCGACGCCACGGCGCTGTGGACCTCGATGCACGGAGCGGT
It contains:
- a CDS encoding transglutaminase-like domain-containing protein, encoding MNLRQVRVGCEFAYVAEIDTPTVFQVEPRNAAPISLVHQEWSALPDIRVRRYTDLYNNPCVRLVLPAGRSVLRYDATVLVPDATEEVDFSAPQLPPDDLPDDVLVYTLPSRFCLPDMLGDEAWSRFGGIEPGYARVQAICDYVNDHLTFSYGSSDALTTAVDVNRSGFGVCRDFTHLAISFCRALNVPARYVFGYLPDLDVEPDPAPMDFAAWMEVYLGDRWWTFDPRNNMARKGRILIGQGRDASDVAMVTTFGAPFLESMSVLAEEG
- a CDS encoding beta-class carbonic anhydrase, producing MSVTDELLTNAERYQRDFTKGELPLPPARGVAVLACMDARLNPYGLLGLQEGDAHVIRNAGGVVTADELRSLAISQRLLGTREIVLIHHTDCGMLTFTDDEFKDGIAKETGIRPPWSSEAFTDLDTDVRQSVRRILADPFIPVKDSVRGFVYDVRTGALREVV
- a CDS encoding phosphatase PAP2 family protein, encoding MLIGLLVAALTIAAVYATVLAIRPLVARAGGSPWLSSAGERGRAGLNWLTVRIAAEILILIAGSIVVVTLASIFGEILDEVVDDDDLTAIDRPAVAWLAARRTPRLNVVFAAVTDLGGALMLVAAVAVLAFVVARRLRSRRPVLLALVGLVGIQILVNVIKLVIGRDRPELPGRLVTVSGYSFPSGHAASSLVGFALLAWLTCMVTRNRTVWATAWLSATVGTTAVGLSRVYLGVHYPSDVLGGWMLGLTWLAVLAVATRVHDARASTGGPSR
- a CDS encoding MFS transporter; translated protein: MEAELMEHPRRWPALGVLSLTLVAVTLDNSVLNTALPSLARGLSATTADLQWITDAYTLVFAAALILAGSLGARLGARRALIGGLVVFAGGSAAAALSTSPAQLIGWRALMGLGAAFVMPATLAIITRMFSAAERPKAFAIWSAAAGVGILIGPATGGLLLEHFSWSSTFWINIPLVVAAVIATALAVPAIAPQRTGKLDLLGALLSTAAVAALVDAIIEAPERGWTATTTVAEFALAGLLTAAFVGWELRVAEPLVQLRLFANRRFGLAALALAVTFFALFGTLFELSQFLQLVHGYSPLVAGLGAMPFAVAMATTSATSAITSRWLGITGALVVGLLCVAAGLGALATIEPDTAFAIIAAETALVGAGMGLLMAPASLEITAAVPVRYAAMASSLNSVIRELGGVLGIAVVGTVVSAFYRSTMSATPGVAGHDLPSAHAVAAQLPPEVAGPMLDAADRAFTDAMNRGALVASTTALVAALLVLTAMPRRGAQPASEVPQPRRDLQPA
- a CDS encoding TetR/AcrR family transcriptional regulator, which produces MSTSPKRKGRTRNRRGEGGLLRDEIVSAAERLLESEGSEEAITLRSVAREAGIAAPSIYTHFADREAIIDAVLDIGFERLRLLIVENSAAEGDPVKKLIAGCRAYVDFAMTDPARYRVLFGRSRAGGGPPEGEQHVELESLPPVWQRRLEAFHTLVHALEACVAAERSTSTDPFSDATALWTSMHGAVLMRQFVPRFPWPPLAEAVEELARRIGRIRD